A portion of the Plasmodium relictum strain SGS1 genome assembly, chromosome: 11 genome contains these proteins:
- a CDS encoding coatomer alpha subunit, putative produces MLVKCETKSQRVKSISFHPKINLILAGLHNGVIQMWDYRIGILIEKFEEHEGPVRGIDFHNVQPLFVSGADDYLIKVWNIHLKKCVFNLVGHLDYIRKVQFHPDYPWILSASDDQTIRIWNWQSRVCIAILTGHNHYVMCAEFHPNLDLIISSSLDKTLRVWDIKLLREKHVISKNDNALSDKPYGLSKNIYNADFLNMTNNINTYSFISNQQNQQSNMFGASDAICKFILEGHEKGVNCCAFHHNLPIIASGSDDKLVKLWRYNDNKCWELDTLRGHFNNVSSLLFHRSNDDLLLSNSEDRTIRIWDINKRVCIHTFRRENDRFWVLAFKPNSNLISAGHDSGMVIFKFEKEKCPFDKYENLFFYCKEKSIVLYDIQKDVHSNICGIRKNVNSMISGYHKLIYNNFCTTHIMIIFIYKEEENFSFDLIICDKINTPTKESNTSPFNVFNPWSHTKNPIKNTNDFSIDNVKYIIKNKQCCSATFLSRNKYIFVERKNNSYVLNIHNLPDDNLYKKVEINFKVENIYSLNNNKIIIFGENKIYLYDINLKKILNEMNHTDTIISVEVIKDHIAFVFKYNVVITTIDLNHLCTVHEYVRVKSGVWDENNKNAFIYNTFSHLKYILINGEKGLIKYMDEPVYLFKIYNNNIYYINRQQIVKNDILNDTEYLFKLALINNNEELAHHYLDMGSYSPDNNKELQKKKLYFSYNLIGYIKKKGFANLAIQMVNNNHTLFNLSIQLGHLNNALKAAKKIDKKHIWNILSVHALLLGNFEIAEYSLQRNKAYDKLSLLYFFSGNIEKLKKMLSISIIRNDFISMFLNSLYLGDIEQRINIFIQQNQLNLALLCSHLYNIPINISEKQFDFDINECNYCPKKSYYLSPPIPIVKIEELTKNEKELDNLEKKGIIKSDKEERITWNNSYNWPSINLEQTYQVNKNEILKRQNLKSKQENDTNYKSQKIAQNIKTNVNHQLKRKEFPLEEEEQFNEIKAEEKSDITEEIDVWKNDVNDEDINIDLEVEENQEIFNKKVTKIEKGESIIQKSLKKNSKIIDFIRTENIQTALKLLSKKYGIVNMKPFKSIIKNIYISTYVYLTPMQNFLPLKIPVNMNEQTVNNTYITKHFLFNQIKKAHKLVTLGKFSMALDLFRNILYHIIFVNSEDIEKELSDYLDMCKNYILAMRLEEERNATASQDPRRSLELMAYFTCCSLQNSHLYLVLRRGMGLAWKAQNYVTAGSFAKRLINGNYENIKGSEEEIIKAKKILLMCEQRSTEQYNIDYDPNEYKNLRICCVSLKKIKANEDSINCPFCLSISKKEFMSKLCPNCSVAQLGLKALGFDFLNKNI; encoded by the exons atgttgGTAAAATGTGAAACGAAAAGTCAACGAGTGAAAAGTATTTCCTTTCATCctaaaataaatttgataTTAGCAGGTTTACATAATGGAGTAATTCAAATGTGGGATTATAGAATAGGtattttaattgaaaaattCGAAGAGCATGAAGGGCCAGTAAGAGGAATAGATTTCCATAATGTTCAGCCACTGTTTGTAAGTGGTGCAGAcgattatttaataaaagtttGGAATATTCACTTAAAAAAAtgtgtttttaatttagtAGGGCATTTAGATTATATTAGAAAGGTTCAATTTCATCCAGATTACCCTTGGATTCTTTCCGCATCAGATGATCAAACTATTAGAATCTGGAATTGGCAAAGTAGAGTTTGTATAGCTATATTAACAGGTCATAACCATTATGTCATGTGTGCAGAATTTCACCCAAACTTagatttaattatttcaagTAGTTTAGATAAAACATTAAGAGTTTGGGATATTAAATTGCTAAGAGAAAAACATGTAATAtctaaaaatgataatgCATTAAGTGATAAACCATATGGACTAtctaagaatatatataatgcagattttttaaatatgactaataatataaacaCATACTCATTTATTTCTAATCAACAAAATCAGCAAAGCAATATGTTTGGAGCTTCAGATGCTATatgtaaatttattttagaaGGGCATGAGAAGGGAGTAAACTGTTGTGCTTTTCATCATAATCTGCCAATTATTGCTTCTGGTTCAGATGACAAATTAGTTAAATTATGGAgatataatgataataaatgtTGGGAATTAGATACATTAAGAGGGCATTTTAATAATGTTTCTAGCTTATTATTCCATCGAAGTAATGATGATTTACTGTTAAGTAATAGTGAAGATAGAACTATTCGCATTTGggatattaataaaagagtGTGTATTCATACATTTAGAAGGGAAAACGATAGATTCTGGGTTCTCGCTTTTAAACCTAATTCTAATCTCATTAGTGCTGGTCATGATTCAGGTAtggttatttttaaatttgaaaaagaaaaatgccCTTTCGATAAATATGAAAAcctctttttttattgtaaagAAAAGTCTATAGTTTTATATGATATCCAAAAAGATGTACATAGTAATATTTGTGGCATAAGAAAAAATGTTAACTCCATGATATCAGGATATCATAAgttaatttataacaatttttgtACAACACATATTatgattatatttatttataaagaagaagaaaatttttcttttgatttAATCATATgtgataaaattaatacCCCTACTAAAGAAAGTAATACATCTCcttttaatgtttttaatCCTTGGTCTCATACAAAAAATCctataaaaaatactaaTGATTTTAGTATTGataatgtaaaatatataataaaaaataagcaATGTTGTAGTGCTACTTTTTTGTCAagaaataagtatatttttgttgaaagaaaaaataacagttatgttttaaatattcataatttacctgatgataatttatataaaaaagttgAAATTAACTTCAAAgtagaaaatatttattctttaaataataataaaattattatttttggagaaaacaaaatatatttatatgatattaatcttaagaaaatattaaatgaaatgaaTCACACAGATACTATAATTTCTGTAGAGGTTATCAAAGATCACATTgcttttgtttttaaatacaATGTTGTTATAACTACTATtgatttaaatcatttatgTACAGTACATGAGTATGTAAGAGTAAAAAGTGGTGTATGGGatgaaaataacaaaaatgcttttatatataatactttcagtcatttaaaatatattttaataaatggaGAAAAAggattaattaaatatatggaTGAAcctgtatatttatttaaaatttataacaacaacatatattatattaatagaCAGCAAATTGTTAAGaatgatatattaaatgaCACAGAGTATTTATTTAAACTTGCtctaattaataataatgaagagCTAGCTCATCATTATTTAGACATGGGTAGTTATAGTCCAGATAACAATAAAGAACTCCAAAAGAAAAAGCTATATTTtagttataatttaatagggtatattaaaaagaaaggaTTCGCAAATTTAGCAATACAAATGGTTAATAATAATCATACATTATTTAACTTATCTATTCAACTTGGGCATTTAAATAATGCATTAAAAGCtgcaaaaaaaattgataaaaagCATATATGGAATATTTTAAGTGTTCATGCTTTGTTATTAGGAAATTTTGAAATAGCTGAATATTCCTTACAGAGAAATAAAGCATATGATAAATTATcgcttttatatttttttagtggaaatatagaaaagttaaaaaaaatgttatctATATCTATTATAAGAAATGATTTTATATCtatgtttttaaattctCTTTATTTAGGAGATATTGagcaaagaattaatatttttattcaacaAAATCAATTAAACTTAGCTTTATTATGCTCTCACTTATATAACATACCTATCAATATATCAGAAAAACAATTTGATTTTGATATAAATGAATGTAATTATTGTCCTAAGAAATCATATTATCTTTCTCCACCCATTCCAATAGTAAAGATTGAagaattaacaaaaaatgaaaaagaattagacaatttagaaaaaaaggGAATAATCAAAAGTGATAAAGAAGAGCGAATAACTTGGAATAATTCTTATAATTGGCCTTCTATTAATTTAGAGCAGACTTAtcaagtaaataaaaatgaaattttaaaaaggcAAAATTTAAAATCGAAACAAGAAAATGATACAAATTATAAAAGTCAAAAAATTgcacaaaatataaaaacaaatgtGAATCatcaattaaaaagaaaggaATTTCCTCTAGAGGAGGAGGAAcaatttaatgaaattaaagCAGAAGAAAAAAGTGATATTACTGAAGAAATTGATGTTTGGAAAAATGATGTTAATGATGAAGATATTAATATCGATTTAGAAGTTGAAGAAAACcaagaaatttttaataaaaaagttacCAAAATTGAAAAAGGAGAAAGCATAATTCAgaaatctttaaaaaaaaattccaaaATAATAGACTTCATAAGAACAGAAAATATTCAAACTGCCCTAAAGTTATTATCTAAAAAATATGGAATTGTTAATATGAAACCATTTAAatcaataattaaaaatatatatatttctactTATGTTTATTTAACACCTATGCAAAATTTTCTTCCCTTAAAAATACCTGTTAACATGAATGAACAAACAGTGAATAATACTTATATAacaaaacattttttatttaatcaaataaaaaaggcTCATAAATTAGTAACCTTAGGAAAATTTTCTATGGCTTTAGACCtttttagaaatatattatatcatATTATATTTGTTAATTCTGAAGATATTGAAAAAGAACTATCTGATTATTTAGATATGtgcaaaaattatattttagcTATGAGATTAGAAGAAGAAAGAAATGCTACAGCTAGTCAAGATCCTAGAAGAAGTTTAGAATTAATGGCTTACTTTACTTGTTGTTCTTTGCAGAATTCtcatttatatttagttTTAAGAAGAGGAATGGGGTTAGCATGGAAAGCCCAAAACTATGTAACCGCTGGATcg TTCGCTAAAAGATTAATAAATGGCAACTAcgaaaatataaaaggatctgaagaagaaattataaaagcAAAAAAGATTTTGCTTATGTGTGAGCAAAGAAGTACAGAACAATATAACATTGATTATGATCCCAATGAATata aaaACTTAAGAATATGTTGTGTTagtttaaagaaaattaaggCAAATGAAGATAGTATAAATTGTCCATTTTGCTTATcaatttcaaaaaaagagTTTATGTCTAAATTATGTCCTAACTGTTCAGTAGCACAATTAGGattaaaa gcaCTTGgatttgattttttaaacaaaaacatttga